AATCGGGGTCTCTGATTGGCTCGGCAGCAGCTCCGGGGACGGGTTTCTGGCCTCTCGATTTTGGAGTGGCGTGTGCGCAAAAAAAGTGGTTGAGGATGGATGATGTGGCTATAACAGCAAGTCGCACGAAGGAATTACGTAGTTTGCCAGaccttcttttttttttcgtatCCTGTCAAAATTAGCTCTCAGTCTAGGTGAATTCCTTTCGCCTTCTGATTGATCGGATCATTGCTGGCATCACGAAGAGATGGAACGGAGGACGGGgaagccagcagcagcagcagcaacacaTGCGGAAGAGGCGCATAGGTACCAGTTAGTGAGAGACTTGGGGGGGGTCTCGCCTCACACGCCGCATGATGCACCCAGACCACACACAAcccaacacacacacatacacacacacacaaaaggTACTTACTCGGAACCCTCTGGCCGGTCCAATCTCATCCGATTCTACATGTGGCCAGTGGTAATTAGCGTTCATCTCTCTCAaatcctccctccctttgcCTCGTGGCCGCCGGTTCTCTCTCGCTGCACACAAACCCcccttgcccccccctctccccaaTAAGCCACCGAGTTCTAGAACACTTCTTAGCCCGGAGAGGACCCTTGGGACAGAAATGAAAGCTTGCGTTGACAGCAGGCGCCGGTGTGTGGTGGATCACCTCACCCATGCACGCACCCTGAATCGATACCCTGAAGATGAAACGATGCGGGAAATAAACGGTGCACACGTAATGATGTACAGGGGGGGTAAAGGGGACGGGAGGATTTTCAGAAGTGGATTTCGCCTCAGAAAATCCATCATCCAGGCACGCCGCAGCTTCAGCGCCTCCGTCTCTGTCCCTTTCGTCAAAGAAAACGGGATGGGCATGTGTCTTCCCTCACCCTTCTTCGCCTACTAATTGAAACGGTTTAGCGGCAGGGGAACGGCCCGGGGCCGCGGGGACCGCAGCCGAAAGGGGAGCGCGGGATGCGGCGATGCCTGTCTAGCACGTCCTAGGCAACCGACCGGACACGGGGACCCCGCGGCGGTAGTTGCAGTGCTCGGGCGGCCTGTCAGCGCGGGATCCGTGGGCCTTGTTGTGCTGGCGATAGAGGCTAAGGTACGGATGAGGTAGGGATCCTCCGCTCTTGGCTCTTGAGCCTCAACTGGGGCGGGTGCTCTTGGCATCGTGGCGTCAGGTTGCGCATCATGGGTTTACCTCCCCCGcagctttttcttcttcttctcgtcaacCCCGACGCGACGTCTCGGGTGACATGTTTGCGTTGTACGGTGAAGTCTCGTGCGGCGGATACTGCCTTTCTGTATGCAGCGGCGGGGACTTGTTTGGATGGCTCATCGAAGCGCATGCTGATGTAACGTGTGATGTAACCCAGAAAATGCTCAGGGCATCGCGACATAGAAGCCAGCAGCTCAAGATAAGCGGTCGAAACTCCTCCCACGGGCCTCCATTCATCCAAACATCGTTCATCTCCTCATTGCTACCGACGGTTAGGCgtcctttcttttttttgaGTCTCACAGCTGGTGTTCAGCCTACCGTCATAAATGCTGTTTCCTCTTCGTGTTCGACGTCTTTGAGGTTGCTAATTCGGAGATAACACTGCAATCAGGAAACGTAAACAACACCTTTCAACACCGTGGGCGTCGTTTTGCGAGCAGTCGAAACTGCCAAATTACACCAAAAGTCTGTCAGCATAGACAGGAACCGCCACGGAGGGGGAAAAGTTTCCATCACGGGCCCCCCATGGCACACCAAGAACCCTGAGAATCGAACGCAATATATACTGAACAGGATAAGGCCAGGGCAAGGACTTCAGCGCATATTTATCCCAGGTCCAGCGATCCTCGACTTACGTTTcagacccccccccccccccccccgactCGGTCCAATTCCACTCTACTTCCTTGTCCCCCACTCGGCATCATGAAACTACGTTCTCAAACCAGAGCCTCGCAGCGCGTCGACAGCTGCGTCGCCGCCCAAGACATGCACAAGCCCGCCCTCGGATGGCCCAGCCTTCCAGCAGAGCTACGAATCATGACTTTGAACGAGTTGAAGGGACTGGTATCACCTCACGAAAAGGAAATCCTGGCCAGCCTGGCCATCGTCTCGAAGGAATGGCGGCCCTTCTTCGAACCACTGCTCTGGCAGACCCTCACTTTCCGGCCCTCGGTTTCGGGTTCGGGTTTCCGGGGCTTCCATCGGCACATCAAGCGCCGGGGGCATCTGGTCCGGCAAGTCGCACTGCATGTGAGGATAGACGAGCCCTTTTACCAACCATGCCATGAGGCGGATCCCGACGTTGTTAGAATGGACCTGGAGAGGTTCACCGCCGACCTGcggtccttctcctcctaTCTCGCCGACTGGCCCGGAGACACCTCGACGACCGGCATCGCGCTCGAGCTGGGTGTCATCAGCCAGAACGACGCACAGCACGGGGTTCCATCCAGAGATGGGCGCAGTCGTCGTCACCATTGCCGTTGTGTGATGAGACCCGACGAGACACAGCATCATCCTCGCAATCTTGGCCTTCTTAGCACGTACTCCATTCGCAAAGTCCTTGTTGTCAACGCACTCTCCGTATCTCCAACCTTGAGACCAAACTTGTCCTATTACACAATGGACGATATCAGCAAGTGGTTCCCGCGTGCCGAACCACTATAGCTACCTCTTCCACAGTCTGAAATTCATGACCGTACGCTGGAATGACTTGGGTCCACGAGTGGTTTCTTAAGCAAATGTTACAGACGGACGTGCCTATTAGCACGTGATGAATAATACACTAGACTATTTGTACCTAGACCCTGCCGTTTCCTGATTTACGCtgcgccttcttcttctcttcggCTAACTCTgccttctccttgtccttttctttttgaaGACGCTCCCTTTCCTTGGAGTTGGTCTTCTTTACATCATTGAGCTCATTCTGCTCCTcaagcttcttcttcctagCCTTATCTTTTTCTGTAGCAGTTGTGCCTTTTTTCTGCCTTTCGCGAGCCTCCCTAATCTCGTCGCGCTCTCTGTCCTCCGCAGCGTTTGCCTTCTTTTTCTGTGCCCTCTGCTTGTCTTGGATTTCCTTgatctccttcttctccttgtccaCTCCGCTCGTTGTCGATCTGGAGCCGGATCCGCCCGTCCTTGTGTCGCTCGTCCTTGTGTTGCTCGTCCTTGTGTTGCTCGTCCTTGTGTTGCCCGTCTTCGAGCCGCCTGTTTTCGAGCCAcccgtcttcttgtcgcgaGCAAGTATAACGTTTCCAAAACCATCACCGAGGCTCTCGTCGTTAAGTTCCAAATCGCGGGTCAGGAGATTATGGGGTTCCTCGTTGGTCTCTAATCCTCGAGACTGAAAGATAGAGTCAATCTTGCTGGCCTCCTTTAGATCACGTGTCTCGAGGTCAGGGGAGTCCTCAAAATTGTCTAAATTCCGAGTATATATTTCATCGCTTGGATGACCGCTATCCTGGTCATCGCGAGCTTCGAGATCGGCAAAGTCGTAGTTGATCTCATTGCCACGAGTGTGGAGGTTGCCTAATCTTTCGGCCATGTCTTCATCTCGGGTTTCGATGGAATTCCGAGGATTCTCATCAGAATAGCTCGCTATACCCCCATCGTTCGCGAAACGATTGACGAGAGGTGCGGCAAGAACGCTTGGGATGAGCACAATGAGTAGGAGGGATTTGTACGAAGACATAATGAAGAGAAGATGGATGGCGAAATTCTTTTGGGATAGTTGATGGGTCTGGGGCAGTTTTGAGCTATGGTTTGACTTGGCTTGTTCGCTTCATGGCATTTTCTGTCTGGAGATCATCTTGGTCTTTTGTACTTTAGCCTCTATGCCAAAACTTCGTGCTCGGCTTCCCTATAAAGAGCATTTTTTGCGAATATAGGTGAATAATGACACTGCTGTACTAGCTTGAAGACCATTAAGAAGGTTAGGTTGGTAATCTGAGACGACCCTCACGTCCGCCCTGATTTTCTCACCTCGCCATTTTGGTACTTAGTCTACAATGTGCGTGATGGCTCAAAACGAGCCGAAATGCTTCGGATCCAACTTGAGTGTAACTCTGCAAGGCGCAATATCGATGGAATCCAGCCTGGCCTACAGTCTATTCAATGCAACTATCTTTGTAGGTAGCTCGAGAGCCGAAATGCTTCGGATCTAACTTGAGTGTAATTCTGCAAGGCGCAATATCGATGGAATCCAGCCTGGCCTACAGTCTGTTTAATGTAACTATCCTTGTAGTTAGCTCGAGAGCCTCAAGTTTTTAGGTTCCGGCAGTCATAGCAAAAGAAAGTTTCAGGGCTTATGCGCAGATTGAAGCAAAACCGATCTCGCCAACTGCACATCGTTTGCAGGGTGACAGCGCCTATTCCTTTCCCAGAACCCCAAAGTACAGACGAAATCATGTTTTAGCCTCAAGTCTAATGGATCTACTATGGCATATGGCAAGTCTTGCCTGCGGGTTAGGAATTGCCGCAAGGTTAGCCGAACTAGCCCTGCCCTTGTCAGATCTGACTGCCGACACTTTGGGATCGCCGTCCGCGAGCAGCTAAATATACTGAAACTGAGTTAAATGAGGCTGCACCTTTATAGTCTACCTGACCCATGAAGGAAACTTTTGCCTGCAACCACAGTAGTCGCGAGCCGCGGCATGCGGGTTCTATGGTAACTTTAGGCTTCGCGGGCCACGTCCATCTCCCGCAACGGGGTGCTGATCAGTACCAATCATGGCAGAAAAACAAGCAAGTTCTTCGTAAAGACAATTCAGAGTTTGCCGTGCTTCAAACACCTGGACCGTCTACCCCTCATAACATAGGGTCGAAGCATCCCTGTTTCTCGGTTATCTAACCGGGATCGAGAAGCGACTAAGTACGTGATCGCCGATTCGAAAATCCCATCATTTGCCGATGTTGGGAGATCAGGCACACACCCATGATACCCAGTCCCCTAGAGCTCGTTAGTCATGCGCACAGCGCTGTTCCTCGTTAATCAACAGAACGGCCCAACATCGTCCCGACTTTCACCTGTTCTGCTGGGGCTGTATAAATCAACCTGCTCCAAGTGCGAATGCTGTCGGCGTATGCCTTCGATTGCTCAAAGCATAATAGGTAATACTCGCATGTATGGAGGTTTTTGGCAACACCTTCAAAGTGATTTTGATCTGATTTGGAACAAATCATCTGCAAGGGACGGGAACCTGAAGGAAAAAGCTTGACCTTCCCTTGCCTGTATATGATTATCACGCATAGTTGAGCACCCTGCGAACCATATACTGCTGGGTATCAAGATGCTTTATCACTAACGATTACTAAACAGTGTGAACTATTAGCGATCGCAACACATCTGTTTTTCTCATCTTTCTGCTGGTTCGGTTCCAGCATTTCGGACAGATTCCTATATTGGATTCGTACCAGTTGATCTGAGTAGGCATATGCTTGATAACGAGAAAACACCCTAGAATTTGCATTTGCGGACATAGGTAGATTGTATTTAAAAGCAGGACGTACAGTAGGAATCAGAAAGCTGTCGATTAGGTGAGACAAGGCCTGTGGGCACGACAAACTCGCCTGTCTCTCCTGGCCTGGGAACTTCTAGCCACATAAAGGTTAATTTGGGGTTCTCAGACGGATGCGAAAGCTTCGTCCAGAGCACTGGTAACTTAAGTGCCACGAGCATCGCGTAGTTTGAGTAGGTCTAGCCGCCTAAAAGTCTCTCACCTCGGCCTCAGCAGATTTAGTAACCTAAAGCCAAAGTTCAAGGCTTCCTTTTGAGGCAGAGTATAGGTACGCAGCCTTTTTCTGTGGATGGCAAGGTGCACAAGGCCTTAAATTCGGAATTCGCCAGGGTATGGTGTATGGGTCAGTCAGTTCATTAGCTATCTGTAAGGGGAATGAAACGAAAGAAAACTGAATCGTGCATACAGCAATGATCTGCATAATGATCTCGAATAGACAACCGGGCGTCAGGGTACTGGGGGCAGAATAAGAGTTCGGGAGGGAGGTTGATGCCTTCAAGCCGAAATTCGGCTGCCGGTGGACTACGTTCACTGAGTTGATGCGCTTGGGCATGTCGAATGAATAGTCTTCGTCGCTGGGTCACCAAACCGGCATGTCAATGACAACCTTTGGAAATCCAGTCGTGACGAAGCTCGGAAGAACTGTTAGGGCTGCCACAGGCATTGGCTTGAAGATTGGTGTAACACTTCGTCCTGTGGTCTGGGAGTGGGAACCATCCAACACGACACCAACTGCATCCGCAATTTCCCAGCATCCATTACTTGACCGAACAAAGTGGGACTAGTTGTGTCCATTTCGCACTTATACCGTCCTGGACACGACGCAGTTGGACAGTGGGCCTCGAGATCGCGGCGCGTCGTTTTGCGCGTTTGCTCGGAATTTTTGTCACCAAGGCACCAAGCCGACGGCGAGTGTTGGAAATGGACTACTTGTTTGATAGACGAAGAGAAAGATGGATAGGAAGTTGGCTTCGTTAAGCGGAATTTACAACGACTTGGAGGCCTTCTTGACTCTTCCTTCTATATACCTTATAAATCTATAAATAACGTTATACCTATTAAGACTATTTGTTTCACTTAAGTGATCTATGATACCAACAACAGTTTATCTAATCATATGCCCTCATCACTTCAGTTTATTATTCACAAGCCTACTATTTTTTTGAAAACTGATCGTCTTCATCGATTGTGGCTGGAAAAGATGTGATATTTGACAGGtatcaaccacaacgcctcCGCCACTTCATCAAGCGGAGGCGTCGGGCA
The genomic region above belongs to Colletotrichum higginsianum IMI 349063 chromosome 2, whole genome shotgun sequence and contains:
- a CDS encoding EC9 protein; protein product: MAERLGNLHTRGNEINYDFADLEARDDQDSGHPSDEIYTRNLDNFEDSPDLETRDLKEASKIDSIFQSRGLETNEEPHNLLTRDLELNDESLGDGFGNVILARDKKTGGSKTGGSKTGNTRTSNTRTSNTRTSDTRTGGSGSRSTTSGVDKEKKEIKEIQDKQRAQKKKANAAEDRERDEIREARERQKKGTTATEKDKARKKKLEEQNELNDVKKTNSKERERLQKEKDKEKAELAEEKKKAQRQVWSQGWRYGECVDNKDFANGVRAKKAKIARMMLCLVGSHHTTAMVTTTAPISGWNPVLCVVLADDTQLERDAGRRGVSGPVGEIGGEGPQVGGEPLQVHSNNVGIRLMAWLVKGLVYPHMQCDLPDQMPPALDVPMEAPETRTRNRGPESEGLPEQWFEEGPPFLRDDGQAGQDFLFVR